Genomic window (Chryseobacterium bernardetii):
AGCAGAATTGGCCAAGGAGACTTCCGGTACCGATCTGGTGAGCAGAACGGTAGATGGCGTTGTTCAAAGAGCAGATGAAATTACTGAACTGCTGGCATATTATCAGCTTACGAACGAAAGAACAGAAACCAAAAAACTGAACAAATTATCAAAACAGATCCAGAAAGGTCTGGTAAAATCCTTCAATAAATTTGATGAATACCAGTTCGCCAAATACAACAGAAAAGGAGAGGTAACCTTTAAAGATGCTTTGTTTCTTGTTCACCCAAAAGCAAAGGATGAAGGCCAGCAGACAATTTTCAATAAGATTGCCTATGATATATTAGAAACCCCTTATACATGGGAGGTTGAACTTTCTGTATTGGGGCAGAAAAAATTTGCTGATGAAACAGAAAAGAAACAGGCTTTCAAAAATAAATGGGAAGAACTGATCTTCAGCAATAAATTAGGCTATATGGCCACCTTGCGAAACCTGAGGAATATCCTGGAAGCCGGAGTATCTCCGGAGGCAATGAGTAAAGTATGCAATGATCTGTCAGATGAAAGAGCGGTATTAAATTCAAAACAATTGCCATTCCGTTTCCTGGCAGCATATAGGGAATTGAAAAAAGTTGATTCCCCTTATCTGTCCTCCGTTTGGGGTGCCCTGGAAGAAGCTGTAGTGGCAAGTGCCCAAAACATCAAAGGTTTCGGATTCAATACCTCGGTACTGATTGCGGCAGATGTTTCAGGTTCTATGCAGAAGCCGGTTTCTCCAAAAAGTAAAATCCTTTTGTATGATATCGGTTTGCTGATGTCTATGATTTTGCAGGCAAAATGCCGGAATGTGATTACCGGAATGTTCGGTGGTCGTTGGCTGAGAACTCCTATGCCTAAACAAGGGATTCTGCGAAATGTAGATGCATTATACAAAAGAGAAGGTGAAGTAGGCTACTCTACTAATGGCTATCTGGTGATTGAAGATCTTATCAAAAGAAAAGAAATTGTAGACAAAGTAATGTTGTTTACAGATACTCAAATGTATGATAGCAATGGAAGAGGAAACTCTTTTGAAAATACATGGAACAGATATAAAGTGATTGCACCCAATGCTAAGCTCTATCTTTTTGATTTGGCAGGTTATGGAAAGCAGCCAATTGATGTCAGAAGAAATGATGTATACCTTATTGCAGGTTGGTCAGATAAAATTTTTGATGTATTGAATGCATTGGAAGATCAGAAATCAGCCATAAAAGTAATTGAAAAAGTAGTGCTGTAAGAAGCACTGCTTTCTTTTGAATGTAAGATAAAATATAAAGTTCACTGTTATTAGCTAGGGGGTCTTATAAATCATTAGTATATTTAGGAGCTTATTCCCGCTTTTCGCTATATCTTTTTCGCCTGCTTGAGGCCGGTTCAGAAAAAGGATGCCGCTGCAATCGGGGCTGGAAAATGAAGAGATATACTATGACAGAGCTTATTAACACCATTGAAATTAATCCTTTAAAATATTCCAAAGAAGACTTCGAATTACCCGGAATCGCTGATTATCCTGATCCTGAAGAATGGTTTTTGAAATATACGGAAACAGCTTCCCGCCTTACTCTTAATTGTAATGAAATCCGGAAAGGTTCTAATCTGGTCAATATTGAAAACATTGATGATGAAAGTTTACAAATGATTGTAGCCGCAAAACTCACTGAAGTAGAATTTAATGCCCCTGAGGAAAGAGGATTTGTACTCTCTTTTGATGGCGGAATCGTAGTAAAAAAAGAGGATGAGGTTCTTATTGAGCCAAGTTGCTGCGGAGATCTGGAGAATATAGAAAATTGGGAGAAAGTATTGGAGAAAAGATCTTCCGGATGGACAGAAATATGGATCGGACATCCCTGGATTTTCTATAAAAAAGAAAACGGAATCATTAGTTTTTCAGACTATACAGAAGCCAATATGAATGAAGTGAAAGATCTGAAAACAAAATTTGACGTTAAAGAATCAGTATTTCAAGCCGGGTTAGAAAAAGTGATACACCATCAGATCCGTTTTAAAAATAGAATTTTAAATATTTTGAAAAATATGAATATCGACAATGCCGAAACCATTTCAGAATTCATGTCCGGGATTAAATAAAAATATAAAAAAATGGGAAATCTGTTTGATAAGATAGAACAGGACCTGAAAGAAGGAAAAAAGAAAAAAGCATGTGATAGGTTAAGAAATTTAATCAATCAGTTTCCGGATGACCTTTCTCTAAGAAAGAAATTAGGACAGATTTATTATGAAGCAGGTTTTATAGATGAAGCCGGAAAGTACTTGATTTTGTCTCAACCTGAAAATAAGGAAATGGAAAAAGCCGTTGCGCTTTACAGAAAAACATTAGGCAATTCCGGAAATGCTATTTTGAAAGATATTGTTTTCAGAGGAAATAAAGCTCAGCTTAATGAATATGCCATGAATGTTTTTACTGAACTTGAAAAAGACAGCCTTAAGAAAACTAAGTATATTCCTGATTTTAAACCTAAAACCAGAGAAAAAGGAAATTACTCAGAAGGGAAAGACTCAAGAGGATTTCTAAATAAAATATTCATTGTGGTACTGATTGTATTTTTAATATCGCTTCCTATTTTAGGTATTTTCAAATTTTTAGAACTGATAAACGCATTATTTTCTAACTAAAAAAAAATAAACTGCGTAAAAAGAATGCGTACTTAGCGTATAATTTTGCAGTGTTAATAATACCGGTGTCGTAAGAAAGGCCTACTTCGATTCCAAACTGACAGAGCCTTTCGCCAAATTACCCGGTAAAAATAACCAATGCCGTCCGTAAGAGTTTCATCGTCAACTTCCAATTGAAACTAATTACTCTTACAATATATTGCTTGGTTTTTATAAAAAATGAACTGCGTAAAAAGAATGCGCAGTAATCATATAAATTTGTAACATCAACTGATAACCATGAATAACTATAAAACAGATCTTAAAGAAGCAGTGTATTGAGGTTAATACTCAATACTCATGAAAAAAATTAAAAAATTAAAACAAACCTTCGGAACCAATGAATATGAATTGATTGATTTTCCGAAGAAAATTTCCGGAGTACAGGTTTCCAGGCTCCAATATGGAAATGATTTGGGCTGTTCATATTGTTTTCCACATGGCTTAGAAGTATTGAATGCAAAGGAAACTAAATTTCAGCGATGCTGGAAGAAACACAGAAAAACCCAATGGAAAAGCTAAGCAAGTGCCGTAAAACAGAATTACTTCATGGGGTAACAGAGGTACAGGTGCAAGTCCTGTTCTGCGGAAGCAGGTAGTGTAAAGATAGCACACCGTTAATATGAGTCTGTTTTAGCTGATTGCCTTGCTCTTTTTTTCAAGTGTCGTTCAGGAATCATACTTCGAACACGTCATCCGGTTGCAGGTTCAACTCCTGTCATTCCTGTTGTAAACGGAATGTAGCTCAAATGGATAGAGCAGATGAAATGAAAGGATTCCGTATTGGTAACCTTGATGATAAGAGTGCCGTAGAAAAGACTTACTTCGGTTTATTTGGTTCGATTCCAGAAGATCACGAAAATGATCTGTAAATGTCTTTTCAAACTTTGCCTCTTTTTTTTAAGCAAACAAGTGCCGTAAAATAGTGCTACTTCATTCATTACGACGGTGTCACGGGTTCGAATCCCGTCTCTTCCACTGCAAAACACAGGAAGAGTAGCTCAGGTGGTTAGAGCACGACATCACTATTTGCCTGTTGCCTTGTTATGATAAAATGAAGCCGATAAACTATTTATCGGCTTTCTTCATAATCTTTTCCAGCTCCTCTTCAAACATCACTTTCCATTTTGAAAGAGTAGTTCTGCTGATTTTATATTTTTTAGACATATAACTGGTAGAATGCCCATGCTTCTTTTGGTACTCAAGAAGTTTAAGCATCGTTTTTTTATCATAAGTCTTCAGTTTTTGATTGTTCCTCTGGCTCTCTCTTGAAGGCTTGAAAAGCCTGTCATTGAACTTCAGTATATCTTCGCTTGTATCCAGCTTGCCAAGAAGTTCTTTTATTTTAGGATCTTTTAGCTTATCCGGATATTCCAGTTTAAGCATGTCCTGGTATATCTTTTTATAATTGGGACGCATCTTTTGTTAGTTTATCCGTTAATATCACTTTTCTGAAGCCATCTGTGAAGGGTACTTTTAGGAATGGAGTATTCTTTAATTACTTCACTTTGGGTCATATCTCCTGAAAGAATTCTTTTCATAATGAATTCCTTAATTTCCTGGGTATAAATATTTTTTCTGAAATAAGGGATCTTGTCAGATTTCTGCTGATTTTTATTGGCTGCTGCCGGTGGAGCATATAAAATCAGGTGAGAACTGTAAAGCCGGAAGAAATCATATTCCAATAATTTACTCCATCTTAAGAGAAGATCCGCGTCTATTGATTTGCTGTTGTACATTCTTTCTATGGCGTCTTCATCTCTGTCCAGAAATTTACATATCCTCTCCATAGTTATTTCATTTTCATCAACCCTCTCCTTAATAAACTTTCCAATATGGATCTCTTTGTATAACATTTTATTTAATATTATCTATTTATTAAAATTATGCAATAACAAACGTGAAATAAGAAATATATTATTTTGTATTACGGAATACAATTTATTATAATTTTGAAATTGAATCAGAACGCTATTCAAAAAACTTGAATGCCTATAATGAAACTATTAAAATCTTAGGAAATTGTTTAGGACAGCTTAATCTTAAAAGGGTTGTTTAATGTACCTTAAGGGATATGCATTATTTCCAATGGATTTATTGTTCATTCTTCTTTTTCAAACTTCTTTTTCTTCCATTTGTGTAAATAATATATAGCCTATTAAAGTTGTTTCATGCCATTCTATTTACGTTAAGCCTGTGTGTTGAAGGTTGTAAGTGTTTTGACAACCAGTTTTTTATGTTTAGAATATTTTGTTTAGTACCAAATAATCTGCTTAATTGCTTTCAAATTTAAACAAAAATTAAAAGCAAAGGCAGGAGAAAACCTAAAAAAGTTTCTTTATGGGCAAATTTTAATTAAAATTAACATATTATATGAACGGATGTGTGAAATAAATTAAATCCAGATAGGTAGTAAAAACTTGAAAAAGAAAAAATTGTATACCAATCACCAAGTCTATAACTTTGCACCTCAATGAAAAATACTATCAGTTTATTCGATTTTTCGAAAAAAATAAATTATAAAAATGAATTACTGGCAGGCTTTACAGTAGCCATGACCATGATTCCGGAATCTCTTTCATTCGCCATCCTGGCAGGTCTTTCTCCACTTACAGGATTGTATGCAGCATGTATGATGGGGTTTGTAACAGCTGTTTTAGGAGGCCGCCCGGGGATGGTTTCAGGAGGAGCCGGTGCCACAATTGTTGTACTTATTGCCCTGATAAAATCTCATGGGATAGAATATCTTTTTGCAACAGTAGCTCTTGCAGGTGCCCTTCAGATGCTTGTCGGGATATTTAAACTGGGGAAATTTGTCAGGCTCATTCCCCAGCCGGTTATGTATGGCTTTCTGAATGGGTTGGCCATTATTATTTTTATGGCCCAGGTTGAACAGTTTAAAATTACAGATGCTGGCGGAGCAGTCAGTTGGCTTCAGGGAACACCTTTATACATTATGAGCGGCTTAACAGTGCTTACTATTGCTGTTGTTTACTTTTTTCCAAGGTTTACGAAAGTTGTCCCTGCATCACTGGCAGCCATTATTGTGGTATTTGCTGTAGTTCTTGGATTCAATATCCATACAAAAACAGTAGCAGATATTGCCCATATCAGTGGTAATCTTCCAAGTTTTCATATTCCGCAGATTCCTTTCTCTTTCGAAACATTGCAGGTTATTTTTCCTTATGCATTAATTATGGCTGGGGTAGGACTTATCGAATCATTGCTAACCTTATCTATGGTGGATGAAATTACCAATTCCAAAGGAAATGCTAACAGAGAATCTGTAGCGCAGGGATTAGCCAATATTACCAACGGATTTTTTGGCGGAATGGGAGGTTGTGCAATGGTTGCGCAGACCTTGGTAAACCTTAATGCAGGATCCAGAGCCAGATTATCAGGTATTATTGCTTCTGTTATGATCTTACTGATTATCCTTTTTGGAGCACCGGTTATAGAGAAAATCCCAATGGCAGCTTTGGTAGGAGTAATGATGATGGTAGCTGTTACTACCTTTCAGTGGGTTTCTATCAGAATTGTGAATAAAATGCCGAAGTCCGATATATTTGTAGGAATTACTGTTGCTTTAATTACAGTCGTATTGCATAACCTTGCTTTGGCAGTACTCGTGGGAGTGATTATTTCAGCTTTGGTTTTTGCCTGGGACAATGCGAAGAGAATCCGTGCGAAAAAATATACCGATGAAAATGGTATCAAGCATTATGAGATATATGGTCCCTTGTTTTTCGGTTCAGCCACAGCTTTTGCAGATAAATTTGATCCCGTGAATGACCCCGGTGAAGTGGTAGTAGACTTTAAAGAAAGCCGTATTGTAGATATGAGTGCGATTGATGCTTTAAATAAATTGTCGAAAAGATACAGGCAGCAAGGCAAAACACTGTTTCTCCGACACCTCAGTGAAGACTGTCGTAAAATGTTAAAGAATGCGGAAGCAGTAGTAGAAGTCAATATTCAGGATGATCCAACATATAAGGTAATGCCGGAAAAGTAGATTAAAATCAATAATGAATGTGAATAGTGAATTTTTGAAATATAGCCGAAATTGATAAGCGAAGCGAATGACAATTGACTATTCACACAGAAAAACTAAACTCCACTAACCAGGCAAGGACTGTAAGAAAAATCTACAGTCTTTTTTTATAGTTCCCCCTCAAATCATAAAATATCTTAAAACAGAGATGCAAAGCAATGCATTTATGATAAAAATTTTATCTTTGGGAAGAATAGAGAATTAAACACTTTGATGATTAATAATTTTAAGTCTTTTTCAAGAAGCTAAATAAAACTTTTAACTTAAAACATATTGAAAACAGATATCGACATTCGTAACCACTGTCATTTTTCTTTTGACCTGTGGCTCACATTAATCAAATCTCATCCTGAATTTAAAACAAAAAGAGTTGAGCTGTTCTCCTCGTTTTTTGATGTAGAACAACCTTTTGATGAAGTTGCTAAAACTGTAAAATATTACGATGATCTTTGCAATACCATCAATGAAGTTACAGGAGGAAATATAGACACTTTTGAGATCTATTTAATGATTTTAGGAGCGCTGAATGTGGATGTAAAGCTTTTAAGCAAAGAAAAGCTGAATGAGTTTTATGCAAAAAGTGAAGAATTGTTCTTAGAGTATAAGCCTGTTGTTATTTTTGAAAATATCCATGAATTTTTTGATGATATCAAAAATCAGGGAAAAACTATTAATATTCTAAGCAATACAGGATTTATCAAAGGAAAAACAATGAGAAAATTCCTGATCCATGAAAATCTGGATCAATATATTGATTTTCATATTTATTCTGATGAAATCAACTGTTCAAAACCGAATCCGCTTATTTTCCAGGAAGTGAAGAATAATCTTAAAGATCAGGATCTTCCCCTGCACCAGATCTTACATATTGGTGATAATCCTGTGGCTGATTATAAAGGAGCTACAGATTTCGGGTTCAGCGCACATTTACTTAAACACTAACCATAAACATGAACAAAAGATACAGCTTACACCACATTCATTCAGCGGATGAGTTTACTTTCTCACCTGCAGAATACAGCTATTTCAAGTATGGCGATAAGTCGTATGCTGAAAAATTTGCAAAAGAATTATTCAACGGATTTATTTCCGAACATGAAGAACTTTTACATACAGATAAAGAGATCGTAGTTCTTCCAAGCCCTTATATGGCGATTCCTACAGCTTCCAATTTCCTATGCTTTTACTTTAAAAAACATCTGGATTATTATCTGTTCCAAAAAGAGAAAAAATCAAGTATTTTATCTAAGATCAATAGAAATCATACCTATATCACAGATTATGGGAACCTTAATTTTGAAGACCGTAAAAATCTGATTGCCAATGATACTTATTACATTGATAAAGATTTTTTAAGAGGAAAACTTTGTATTTTTATAGACGATATAAAAATTACAGGCAGTCATGAGTATACAGTGAACAGAATTTTAGATGAATATGACGTGGAAGCAGACTTTATGTTTCTGTATTATGCTGAACTGATGAACTTTGATCTGGATCCTAAAATTGAGAATTTTTTCAATTATTATGCAGTGAAAAACGTAAAACACATTGCAGAAGTAATGAATAAACCCAGTTTTCAGTTCAATACAAGGATCGTAAAATATATTTTAGGCTTAGATTCAAGTAATTTTGACTATCTTACGTCTAAAGTAAAAAAAGAACAGATGGATCTCCTGCTGGAGCTTGCCATCAGCAATAATTATCATTTAATAAAAGAATATAAAAATAACATCAATACTTTAACACAAACGGAATTATATTATGGCTATTAACTTACAAAAAGGACAAAGAGAAAATATTAACGCACCTAAATTCACTGTAGGTTTAGGCTGGGATATCAATAATACTTCTACAGGAACAGCATTCGATTTAGATGCTTCCTTATTTTTACTTGGAGATGACAAAAAGCTGGTTTCAGATAATCACTTTATTTTCTATAACAACCTTGAATCTCCGGACAAAGCAGTTATTCACACAGGGGATAATCTTACAGGAGAAGGATCGGGTGATGATGAGCAGATCAAGATTGATCTTACAAAAATTGATAGTGCTGTAAAAGAAATTACAGTGGTGGTAACCATCCACGAAGCAGACTCAAGAAGACAGAACTTTGGACAGGTAAGAAATTCTTTCATCAGAATTTTCAATACAGATACGAATGAAGAGATCTTAAAATACGAATT
Coding sequences:
- a CDS encoding TROVE domain-containing protein, whose translation is MKFNFLKKEKIMVTNHEGAKAYVMTPAEELYSAVVTTGLSDITYEKGNDRLQRIQSLIQKNDPEFVAKLAVYARKEMHLRSIPLVLAAELAKETSGTDLVSRTVDGVVQRADEITELLAYYQLTNERTETKKLNKLSKQIQKGLVKSFNKFDEYQFAKYNRKGEVTFKDALFLVHPKAKDEGQQTIFNKIAYDILETPYTWEVELSVLGQKKFADETEKKQAFKNKWEELIFSNKLGYMATLRNLRNILEAGVSPEAMSKVCNDLSDERAVLNSKQLPFRFLAAYRELKKVDSPYLSSVWGALEEAVVASAQNIKGFGFNTSVLIAADVSGSMQKPVSPKSKILLYDIGLLMSMILQAKCRNVITGMFGGRWLRTPMPKQGILRNVDALYKREGEVGYSTNGYLVIEDLIKRKEIVDKVMLFTDTQMYDSNGRGNSFENTWNRYKVIAPNAKLYLFDLAGYGKQPIDVRRNDVYLIAGWSDKIFDVLNALEDQKSAIKVIEKVVL
- a CDS encoding DUF6584 family protein, coding for MGNLFDKIEQDLKEGKKKKACDRLRNLINQFPDDLSLRKKLGQIYYEAGFIDEAGKYLILSQPENKEMEKAVALYRKTLGNSGNAILKDIVFRGNKAQLNEYAMNVFTELEKDSLKKTKYIPDFKPKTREKGNYSEGKDSRGFLNKIFIVVLIVFLISLPILGIFKFLELINALFSN
- a CDS encoding phosphate ABC transporter substrate-binding protein produces the protein MKKIKKLKQTFGTNEYELIDFPKKISGVQVSRLQYGNDLGCSYCFPHGLEVLNAKETKFQRCWKKHRKTQWKS
- a CDS encoding helix-turn-helix domain-containing protein, with the translated sequence MRPNYKKIYQDMLKLEYPDKLKDPKIKELLGKLDTSEDILKFNDRLFKPSRESQRNNQKLKTYDKKTMLKLLEYQKKHGHSTSYMSKKYKISRTTLSKWKVMFEEELEKIMKKADK
- a CDS encoding transposase, coding for MLYKEIHIGKFIKERVDENEITMERICKFLDRDEDAIERMYNSKSIDADLLLRWSKLLEYDFFRLYSSHLILYAPPAAANKNQQKSDKIPYFRKNIYTQEIKEFIMKRILSGDMTQSEVIKEYSIPKSTLHRWLQKSDING
- a CDS encoding SulP family inorganic anion transporter codes for the protein MKNTISLFDFSKKINYKNELLAGFTVAMTMIPESLSFAILAGLSPLTGLYAACMMGFVTAVLGGRPGMVSGGAGATIVVLIALIKSHGIEYLFATVALAGALQMLVGIFKLGKFVRLIPQPVMYGFLNGLAIIIFMAQVEQFKITDAGGAVSWLQGTPLYIMSGLTVLTIAVVYFFPRFTKVVPASLAAIIVVFAVVLGFNIHTKTVADIAHISGNLPSFHIPQIPFSFETLQVIFPYALIMAGVGLIESLLTLSMVDEITNSKGNANRESVAQGLANITNGFFGGMGGCAMVAQTLVNLNAGSRARLSGIIASVMILLIILFGAPVIEKIPMAALVGVMMMVAVTTFQWVSIRIVNKMPKSDIFVGITVALITVVLHNLALAVLVGVIISALVFAWDNAKRIRAKKYTDENGIKHYEIYGPLFFGSATAFADKFDPVNDPGEVVVDFKESRIVDMSAIDALNKLSKRYRQQGKTLFLRHLSEDCRKMLKNAEAVVEVNIQDDPTYKVMPEK
- a CDS encoding HAD family hydrolase, whose amino-acid sequence is MKTDIDIRNHCHFSFDLWLTLIKSHPEFKTKRVELFSSFFDVEQPFDEVAKTVKYYDDLCNTINEVTGGNIDTFEIYLMILGALNVDVKLLSKEKLNEFYAKSEELFLEYKPVVIFENIHEFFDDIKNQGKTINILSNTGFIKGKTMRKFLIHENLDQYIDFHIYSDEINCSKPNPLIFQEVKNNLKDQDLPLHQILHIGDNPVADYKGATDFGFSAHLLKH
- a CDS encoding phosphoribosyltransferase family protein, whose protein sequence is MNKRYSLHHIHSADEFTFSPAEYSYFKYGDKSYAEKFAKELFNGFISEHEELLHTDKEIVVLPSPYMAIPTASNFLCFYFKKHLDYYLFQKEKKSSILSKINRNHTYITDYGNLNFEDRKNLIANDTYYIDKDFLRGKLCIFIDDIKITGSHEYTVNRILDEYDVEADFMFLYYAELMNFDLDPKIENFFNYYAVKNVKHIAEVMNKPSFQFNTRIVKYILGLDSSNFDYLTSKVKKEQMDLLLELAISNNYHLIKEYKNNINTLTQTELYYGY
- a CDS encoding TerD family protein: MAINLQKGQRENINAPKFTVGLGWDINNTSTGTAFDLDASLFLLGDDKKLVSDNHFIFYNNLESPDKAVIHTGDNLTGEGSGDDEQIKIDLTKIDSAVKEITVVVTIHEADSRRQNFGQVRNSFIRIFNTDTNEEILKYELDEDFSIETAVEFGRIYNRNGEWKFEAVGAGQRDGLEKFVSLYQK